A DNA window from Undibacterium sp. YM2 contains the following coding sequences:
- a CDS encoding tetratricopeptide repeat protein codes for MKKLSRNDPCSCGSGKKYKQCCMAADDAAHAQADKQQQEAQNQIVAWLEQGMGLHRNGQIQAARQIYQQILALQPGHADTLHLFGVTAHQLGEYANAIEFIQRSLQANPRNFYALNNLGSALRESGQPEQALACFQQACKLKPGYAEAHSNIGNVYKDMGQQEEAISAYKRASSLNPSLAEPWNNLALIYQKRKDIDQAILCAERAAALQPNHAEIHNSLGNIYKDAGQIAQAISSYQRAVALDPEHGNALHFIHVLSGQASAQAPVSYVSKVFDDYAERFDQHLQEVLEYQIPVIIGRELRQLRVADTKAWRILDLGCGTGLVAKELAPLAASLVGVDLSEKMLAKAQARQLYHRLIKADLLSMTQQEASASYEVVTAADVFVYLGQLDKIITEVSRLLVTDGVFAFSVEAADAGLASIPGGVGYTLRNSGRYAHELNYLDKLASEHGFASLQCLPQTIRMENLQAIPGYLLIWRKR; via the coding sequence ATGAAAAAATTGAGCCGTAATGATCCCTGTTCCTGTGGCAGCGGGAAGAAATATAAGCAATGTTGCATGGCTGCAGACGATGCGGCGCATGCGCAGGCAGACAAGCAACAACAAGAAGCTCAAAACCAGATTGTTGCCTGGCTGGAGCAGGGCATGGGCTTGCACCGCAATGGGCAAATTCAGGCGGCAAGGCAAATCTATCAGCAAATCCTGGCACTACAGCCGGGCCATGCAGATACCCTGCATCTATTTGGAGTGACTGCTCACCAGCTCGGAGAGTATGCAAATGCAATAGAATTTATCCAGCGCTCTTTGCAAGCCAATCCCCGGAATTTTTACGCCCTGAATAATCTTGGATCGGCATTGCGGGAATCCGGTCAGCCGGAGCAGGCACTCGCATGTTTCCAGCAAGCCTGCAAGCTCAAGCCCGGCTATGCCGAGGCACACAGCAATATTGGCAATGTATATAAGGACATGGGGCAGCAGGAAGAGGCGATATCCGCCTACAAACGGGCAAGCAGCCTTAATCCATCACTGGCCGAGCCCTGGAATAACCTGGCCTTGATTTATCAAAAGCGTAAGGACATAGACCAGGCCATACTATGTGCCGAGCGTGCTGCTGCGCTGCAGCCCAACCATGCGGAGATTCATAATAGCCTGGGAAATATTTACAAGGATGCGGGCCAGATTGCGCAGGCAATCAGCAGCTATCAGCGTGCCGTCGCCCTTGACCCGGAACACGGCAATGCCCTGCATTTCATCCACGTTCTCAGCGGCCAGGCCAGTGCCCAGGCACCAGTCAGTTATGTCAGCAAGGTATTTGATGATTATGCCGAGCGTTTTGACCAGCATTTGCAAGAAGTACTGGAATACCAGATTCCCGTCATTATTGGGCGGGAACTCAGGCAATTGCGTGTGGCTGACACGAAGGCATGGCGCATACTGGACCTGGGTTGCGGCACCGGTCTGGTGGCGAAAGAACTTGCACCACTGGCTGCGAGCCTGGTCGGGGTTGATCTGTCAGAAAAAATGCTGGCAAAAGCCCAGGCCAGGCAGCTGTATCACAGGTTGATCAAAGCCGATTTGCTGAGCATGACGCAACAAGAAGCAAGTGCAAGTTATGAAGTTGTGACGGCGGCAGATGTCTTTGTATACCTGGGGCAGCTTGATAAGATCATTACCGAGGTCAGCCGTTTGTTGGTCACCGATGGCGTGTTTGCCTTTTCTGTCGAAGCTGCTGATGCAGGTCTTGCTAGCATTCCCGGTGGCGTAGGCTATACGCTACGCAACAGTGGCCGTTATGCGCATGAACTCAATTATCTGGATAAATTAGCCTCTGAACATGGATTTGCATCTTTGCAATGTTTGCCACAGACCATCAGAATGGAAAATCTGCAGGCTATTCCGGGTTATCTGCTGATATGGCGTAAGCGCTAG